In Dysidea avara chromosome 3, odDysAvar1.4, whole genome shotgun sequence, a single window of DNA contains:
- the LOC136248420 gene encoding fibrinogen-like protein A: MATFHIIIVSLFATGMASNYCDYQLERLQTAKRNLHHNCTLKTTTVKTCCDVNDLYSCNAPSGIYQLKCWCGERWNRANVYCDTTSGDGGWIVIQRRKDGSVNFDRSIDDYEKGFGNLDGEFWYGLRAIHCLTYTGEWRSWELRIDFEFQNRTKSYMHYSYFQLGPPGTYYVYLGKLLGITPTDPIRTGGHNYRSFTTYDRDNDRYSGCCATRYGRLRGNGGWWYNKCWHINPNLKFGPSQFGFLYLAGRWYNPRWIEMKIRPRNCQPLTLI, translated from the coding sequence ATGGCTACATTTCACATTATTATTGTGTCACTGTTTGCTACTGGAATGGCTTCCAACTACTGTGATTACCAACTTGAGCGACTACAGACAGCCAAACGTAACCTTCATCATAACTGCACACTGAAAACTACTACAGTGAAAACTTGCTGTGATGTCAATGACTTGTATTCTTGCAATGCACCATCTGGTATTTACCAACTGAAGTGTTGGTGTGGAGAGAGATGGAATCGTGCCAATGTCTACTGTGACACTACATCAGGAGATGGAGGATGGATAGTCATTCAGAGGAGGAAAGATGGATCAGTAAACTTTGACCGATCAATTGATGACTACGAGAAAGGATTTGGAAACCTGGATGGAGAATTTTGGTATGGGCTCAGGGCCATACACTGTCTCACCTATACTGGTGAATGGAGATCTTGGGAGCTCAGAATTGATTTTGAATTTCAAAATAGGACAAAATCCTACATGCATTACAGCTACTTTCAACTTGGACCCCCCGGAACGTATTATGTCTACCTTGGCAAGCTCTTGGGCATCACTCCTACTGATCCAATTCGTACTGGGGGCCACAACTACAGGAGTTTCACTACGTATGATAGGGACAACGACCGCTATTCTGGTTGCTGTGCAACACGATATGGCAGGCTCAGAGGAAATGGAGGATGGTGGTATAACAAATGCTGGCATATTAATCCGAATCtcaaatttggtccatctcagTTTGGCTTCCTCTACCTTGCTGGCAGATGGTACAACCCCAGGTGGATAGAAATGAAAATACGTCCTCGCAATTGCCAGCCCTTGACACTTATTTAG
- the LOC136250345 gene encoding fibrinogen-like protein 1 gives MTTLHIILISLFTTGITATPYCDQQLKQLQVAANNLKQKCTIDTTTISTCCDLNAFYFFTKPSGVYQMDCWCGGKWNVANVYCDATTVNGGWTVIQRRKDGSENFNRPWADYEKGFGDLNGEFWYGLKAMNCLTQAGQWELRVDFEFQNKTRSYLHYNVFKVGSAREEYPLIISGFTGITPTDPFSTYNHNGLKFSTHDNDNDKYGGNCAVQVNDAKDNGGWWYKDCWHINLNLQYNPKQYGSLYLASIWYNPRWIEMKIRPLNCTPQ, from the coding sequence ATGACAACACTTCACATTATCCTCATATCACTATTCACTACTGGGATAACTGCTACTCCATATTGTGATCAACAACTCAAGCAACTACAAGTAGCAGCTAATAACCTCAAACAAAAATGTACCATCGACACTACTACCATATCAACTTGCTGTGACCTTAATGCTTTCTACTTCTTTACTAAACCTTCTGGTGTTTACCAAATGGACTGTTGGTGTGGAGGAAAATGGAATGTTGCTAATGTCTACTGTGATGCTACAACAGTAAATGGAGGATGGACAGTAATACAGAGGAGGAAAGATGGATCTGAGAATTTTAACCGACCATGGGCTGACTATGAGAAAGGATTTGGAGACCTGAATGGAGAATTCTGGTATGGGCTCAAAGCCATGAACTGTCTTACCCAAGCTGGCCAATGGGAGCTCAGAGTTGATTTTGAATTTCAGAACAAGACCAGATCCTACCTTCACTACAATGTGTTTAAAGTAGGAAGTGCTAGAGAAGAATACCCACTGATTATTAGTGGGTTTACTGGCATCACTCCTACTGACCCATTCTCTACTTACAATCATAATGGTCTAAAGTTTAGCACacatgataatgataatgataagtATGGTGGTAACTGTGCAGTACAAGTTAACGATGCTAAAGATAATGGAGGATGGTGGTACAAGGACTGCTGGCACATCAATCTCAACCTCCAATACAATCCCAAACAGTATGGATCTTTATACCTTGCTAGTATTTGGTACAACCCCAGGTGGATAGAAATGAAAATACGTCCTCTCAACTGCACACCTCAGTGA